Proteins encoded together in one Prevotella scopos JCM 17725 window:
- a CDS encoding Na/Pi cotransporter family protein yields MSIWIFFKLIGALALLMFGMKAMSEALQKMAGPQLRHILGAMTTNRFTGILTGTFITAAVQSSTATTVMTVSFVNAGLLTLLQAISVIMGANIGTTLTAWIMSAGFSFNITDFVWPAFFIGITLIYSKRRKLIGDFLFGISFMFLGLGTLRQTGIDMDLAHNQAVLDFFSHFDPQSFITTIVFLLIGSVLTMCVQSSAAIMAITMILCSTGVLPIYQGIALVMGENIGTTVTSNLAALTANTQARRAAMAHMVFNVFGVLWVLCVFHPFINMVCDWVGYDVNMPKGAPGFAANAAKLSFVLAAFHTTFNLANTAILVGPIKYLEKLVCIIIKPKANKDEDEFRLHFIQAGIMKTPELSVLEASKEIKSFAERIQRMFGMVRELLGEKDMDKFSKLYSRIEKYEGISDNMEIEIAKYLDQVSNAHLSDETKEKVRSMLREISELESIGDACYNIARTSSRLINSKEDFTQEQYDHMHQMFELTDDALTQMNRILVGHRQDNDVNRSFNIETEINNYRNQLRSQNINDVNDHKYTYAVGTMYMDIIQECEKLGDYVVNVVEARMGVRQQGA; encoded by the coding sequence ATGTCGATTTGGATTTTCTTTAAGCTCATTGGTGCATTAGCTTTGCTGATGTTCGGAATGAAGGCAATGAGTGAGGCACTGCAGAAAATGGCAGGTCCGCAGTTGCGCCACATCCTTGGTGCAATGACTACTAATCGTTTTACGGGTATTCTTACGGGTACATTCATCACAGCTGCCGTACAGTCGTCAACTGCAACTACTGTAATGACAGTCAGTTTTGTGAATGCTGGGTTGCTGACATTGCTCCAAGCTATCTCGGTTATTATGGGAGCGAACATCGGAACTACGCTGACTGCATGGATTATGTCAGCAGGTTTCTCGTTTAACATAACCGATTTCGTTTGGCCAGCCTTCTTTATTGGTATCACACTGATATATTCTAAGAGACGAAAACTCATCGGTGATTTCCTCTTTGGCATTTCTTTTATGTTCTTGGGACTGGGAACCCTACGTCAGACAGGTATCGATATGGACCTTGCGCACAATCAGGCTGTACTCGATTTCTTTAGTCATTTCGACCCACAAAGCTTCATCACAACTATCGTTTTCCTACTTATTGGTAGTGTGCTGACCATGTGTGTGCAGAGTTCTGCAGCGATCATGGCTATCACGATGATTCTTTGTTCAACGGGAGTATTGCCTATTTACCAGGGTATTGCACTTGTAATGGGTGAAAATATCGGTACAACTGTAACCTCAAACCTTGCTGCTTTGACAGCAAACACACAGGCTCGCCGAGCTGCTATGGCTCACATGGTATTCAATGTCTTCGGTGTTCTCTGGGTATTATGTGTTTTCCATCCTTTTATCAATATGGTATGCGATTGGGTGGGTTATGATGTAAATATGCCAAAGGGCGCGCCTGGTTTTGCGGCTAATGCTGCCAAACTAAGTTTTGTGCTTGCTGCTTTCCACACGACCTTCAACCTTGCCAACACAGCTATCCTCGTTGGACCAATCAAGTATTTAGAGAAGCTTGTCTGCATTATTATCAAACCAAAGGCAAACAAGGACGAAGACGAGTTCCGTCTGCACTTTATTCAGGCTGGTATCATGAAGACTCCAGAGCTTTCTGTGCTTGAGGCTTCAAAGGAGATAAAGTCGTTTGCAGAGCGTATCCAGCGTATGTTTGGTATGGTTCGTGAGTTGCTTGGTGAGAAAGATATGGATAAATTCAGCAAACTCTATAGTCGTATTGAGAAGTATGAAGGTATTTCTGATAATATGGAGATAGAGATTGCGAAGTATCTCGACCAGGTGTCTAATGCCCATCTGAGTGATGAAACCAAGGAGAAGGTACGCTCAATGCTTCGTGAAATCTCAGAGTTGGAGAGTATCGGTGATGCTTGTTATAACATTGCACGTACCTCTAGCCGTCTTATCAATAGTAAGGAAGATTTTACGCAGGAGCAGTATGACCACATGCATCAGATGTTTGAGTTGACTGATGACGCTCTGACACAGATGAATCGCATCCTCGTTGGTCATCGTCAGGACAATGATGTGAATCGCTCGTTCAATATTGAGACCGAAATCAACAATTATCGTAACCAGTTGCGTTCGCAGAATATCAACGATGTGAACGATCATAAGTACACCTATGCAGTAGGAACCATGTATATGGACATCATTCAGGAGTGCGAAAAGTTAGGTGATTATGTTGTCAATGTTGTTGAGGCTCGTATGGGTGTTCGCCAACAGGGAGCATAA
- a CDS encoding Lrp/AsnC family transcriptional regulator encodes MSNIESLDETDRKILRILQRDSHLTVKELAAKLHLSTSPTFERQKRLERDGFIERYMAVVNPHKVGNGIMVMCNIRLKQHSQELIQEFMDVVQNIEEITECYNTSGDYDFLIKVYARDMKSYQQFMLNTLGTINCIGSLHSIFVIDETKNTHGVPVSML; translated from the coding sequence ATGAGCAATATTGAAAGTTTAGATGAAACAGACCGCAAGATACTGCGTATTCTGCAACGTGACTCACACTTAACAGTAAAAGAACTAGCTGCAAAGCTCCATCTCTCCACCTCTCCCACCTTTGAACGACAGAAGCGATTAGAACGTGATGGCTTTATAGAAAGATATATGGCTGTGGTAAATCCACATAAAGTTGGTAATGGTATTATGGTGATGTGTAATATCCGACTCAAGCAACACTCTCAGGAACTCATACAAGAATTTATGGATGTAGTGCAGAATATTGAGGAAATCACAGAATGTTACAACACCAGTGGCGACTATGATTTCCTAATTAAAGTATATGCACGCGACATGAAAAGCTATCAACAATTCATGCTCAATACCCTTGGAACAATTAATTGTATAGGAAGTTTACATAGTATCTTCGTCATTGACGAAACAAAGAACACACATGGCGTTCCTGTTTCTATGCTTTGA